One Proteinivorax tanatarense DNA segment encodes these proteins:
- the katG gene encoding catalase/peroxidase HPI, with the protein MEEVKCPVTGAKAKGKERNVGTTNSDWWPNQLNLKVLQQHSNKVDPMGEDFNYAEEFKKIDYEALKKDLHELMTDSQPWWPADYGHYGPLFIRMAWHSAGTYRTGDGRGGAGTGTQRFAPLNSWPDNANLDKARRLLWPIKKKYGKGISWADLMILAGNCALESMGFQTLGFGGGREDVWEPEDDIYWGEETKWLEDKRYSEDGELDDPLAAVQMGLIYVNPEGPNGVPDAVASGKDVRETFARMGMNDEETVALIAGGHTFGKCHGAASPSHVGPEPEAADIHEMGLGWTSSYGTGKGDDTITSGIEGPWNSTPTKWDMGYFKTLFGYDWNLVKSDAGAWQWVPAQPEGHNIPKAHNPSEKQPPIMTTADLALRMDPIYKPIAQRFHDNPEEFADAFARAWFKLTHRDMGPISRYLGPEVPKEELIWQDPVPKVDFDIVEKDDIKELKKMILDTELSVSNLVATAWASASTFRGSDYRGGANGARIRLAPQKDWEVNEPEKLDKILSVYTDLQSQFNEKQKGNKRVSLADLIVLGGCVGIEKAAKNAGVDVEVPFVPGRTDATQENTDISSFSVLEPIADGFRNYRNKKYSVKPEELLLDKAQLLNLTPPEMTVLIGGMRVLDTNYKRSPFGVFTDRREALTNDFFVNLLDMKTQWKPTSENQDIYEGIDHSTGEKKWMATRVDLIFGSNSQLRAFAEVYGSDDAQLKFVEDFIKAWNKVMNADRFEV; encoded by the coding sequence ATGGAAGAAGTTAAATGTCCCGTAACAGGGGCGAAGGCTAAGGGGAAAGAAAGAAATGTTGGAACAACTAATAGTGATTGGTGGCCCAATCAGCTGAATTTAAAAGTATTGCAACAACATTCAAATAAGGTTGACCCTATGGGGGAAGATTTTAATTATGCTGAAGAGTTTAAAAAAATTGACTACGAAGCTCTCAAGAAAGATCTCCATGAGCTGATGACGGATTCTCAACCTTGGTGGCCTGCAGATTACGGCCATTACGGTCCATTGTTTATTCGTATGGCATGGCATAGCGCAGGTACATACAGAACAGGTGATGGTCGTGGTGGTGCAGGAACAGGCACTCAACGTTTTGCACCGCTCAATAGCTGGCCAGACAATGCTAACCTTGATAAAGCTCGCAGGCTTTTATGGCCAATAAAGAAAAAATACGGAAAGGGCATATCGTGGGCAGATTTAATGATATTAGCTGGTAATTGTGCGCTAGAGTCTATGGGATTTCAGACCTTAGGATTTGGCGGAGGACGTGAAGATGTGTGGGAGCCTGAAGATGATATCTACTGGGGTGAGGAAACAAAGTGGCTTGAAGATAAGAGGTATAGTGAAGATGGGGAATTAGATGACCCTTTAGCCGCTGTTCAAATGGGTTTAATATATGTAAACCCTGAAGGGCCTAATGGGGTTCCTGATGCTGTGGCGTCTGGCAAGGATGTAAGGGAAACTTTTGCTCGTATGGGGATGAATGATGAAGAAACAGTGGCTTTGATTGCTGGAGGGCACACCTTTGGAAAGTGTCATGGGGCAGCTAGTCCGAGCCACGTAGGTCCGGAACCTGAAGCGGCTGATATACATGAAATGGGGCTTGGTTGGACAAGTAGTTATGGCACTGGAAAAGGTGATGATACCATTACCAGTGGTATTGAAGGTCCATGGAATTCCACGCCCACAAAATGGGATATGGGTTACTTCAAAACATTATTTGGATACGACTGGAATCTTGTTAAGAGTGACGCAGGAGCTTGGCAATGGGTGCCTGCGCAGCCGGAGGGGCACAATATTCCAAAAGCTCATAATCCTTCGGAAAAGCAGCCCCCAATTATGACAACTGCTGATCTTGCTCTTAGGATGGACCCAATATATAAGCCAATAGCGCAAAGGTTCCATGATAATCCTGAAGAGTTTGCTGACGCTTTCGCCCGCGCATGGTTTAAATTGACCCATCGAGATATGGGGCCTATTTCTCGTTATCTAGGACCAGAAGTTCCGAAAGAAGAACTTATTTGGCAGGACCCAGTGCCTAAAGTAGATTTTGACATAGTAGAAAAAGATGATATTAAAGAGTTAAAGAAAATGATTTTAGATACGGAATTAAGTGTGTCCAATCTAGTTGCAACTGCCTGGGCTTCGGCATCGACATTCCGTGGCTCTGATTATCGTGGAGGAGCCAATGGTGCTCGTATTCGACTTGCTCCACAAAAAGATTGGGAGGTCAATGAACCTGAAAAATTAGACAAGATACTCTCTGTTTATACAGATTTACAGTCGCAATTCAATGAAAAGCAGAAAGGTAATAAAAGAGTGTCTTTAGCAGATTTAATTGTACTAGGTGGTTGTGTGGGTATTGAAAAAGCAGCGAAAAATGCGGGTGTTGATGTTGAAGTTCCTTTTGTTCCTGGAAGAACAGATGCGACACAAGAAAATACTGATATTAGTTCATTTTCTGTTCTTGAACCAATTGCTGACGGTTTTAGGAACTATCGAAATAAAAAGTATTCAGTTAAGCCAGAAGAGTTACTGCTTGACAAAGCTCAGTTATTAAACCTTACTCCACCTGAAATGACAGTGCTTATTGGAGGTATGAGAGTACTTGACACAAATTATAAAAGATCTCCATTTGGTGTATTTACTGATCGTCGGGAAGCATTGACCAATGACTTTTTTGTTAATTTGCTAGATATGAAAACCCAATGGAAGCCCACTAGTGAAAATCAAGATATTTATGAAGGTATTGATCACTCCACAGGTGAAAAAAAGTGGATGGCTACCCGTGTTGACTTAATTTTTGGCTCAAATTCACAGCTGAGAGCCTTTGCAGAAGTTTATGGAAGTGACGATGCCCAACTTAAATTTGTGGAAGATTTTATAAAAGCTTGGAATAAGGTTATGAATGCCGATCGTTTTGAGGTCTAA
- the proC gene encoding pyrroline-5-carboxylate reductase — MKLGFIGCGNMAQAIIKGIIDSKLLPKEDIIASDNFEPCLDKAEELLGIQTTIDNKKIVEDCEIVILAIKPQGYFEIIKEISPSTSKDTIIVTIAPGITLASLEKAFSKEIKIIRTMPNTPSIVREGMTAICYNSLVEDNEVNKVKELFEAVGAVEIVPEDLMDVVVAASGSSPAYVFMFIEAMADAAVLLGMDRKQAYRFASQAVMGSAKMLIETGKHPAELKDMVCSPAGATIEAVKTLESCELRSSVIKAMVNCANRSKSIT; from the coding sequence ATGAAACTAGGGTTTATAGGATGTGGAAATATGGCACAAGCCATTATAAAAGGTATAATTGATTCTAAGTTATTACCCAAAGAGGACATTATTGCTTCAGACAACTTTGAACCATGCCTAGATAAAGCAGAAGAGTTACTCGGAATCCAAACAACAATTGACAATAAAAAAATAGTAGAAGACTGTGAAATAGTTATTTTGGCAATAAAGCCACAAGGTTATTTTGAGATAATCAAAGAAATATCACCGTCAACATCAAAAGATACAATTATTGTTACAATAGCACCTGGTATAACTTTAGCCTCTTTGGAAAAAGCTTTTTCTAAAGAAATAAAGATAATTAGAACTATGCCAAACACACCTTCAATTGTGAGAGAAGGCATGACAGCTATTTGCTATAATAGTTTAGTTGAAGATAACGAAGTAAACAAGGTGAAAGAGCTCTTTGAAGCAGTTGGCGCAGTAGAGATTGTGCCTGAAGACCTAATGGATGTTGTAGTTGCAGCTAGCGGGAGCTCTCCGGCATATGTTTTTATGTTTATTGAAGCTATGGCAGATGCAGCGGTTTTACTTGGAATGGATAGAAAGCAAGCCTACAGGTTTGCTTCTCAAGCTGTTATGGGTAGTGCTAAGATGTTAATTGAAACTGGTAAGCATCCTGCTGAATTAAAAGATATGGTTTGTTCTCCTGCAGGAGCAACAATAGAAGCCGTAAAAACATTAGAGTCATGTGAATTAAGGTCATCTGTTATAAAAGCTATGGTCAACTGTGCTAATCGTTCTAAGAGTATAACTTAA
- the hypD gene encoding trans-4-hydroxy-L-proline dehydratase: MKSRGMNERIKKLRHESVSTQPRIYMERASLMTEAYMKYEGSVSIPELRALAFKHFMENKTICINDHELIVGEKGDGPQKTPTFPELCCHTLEDMKIMNDRELICFKVSEEDLQNQKEKIIPYWKKRSIREKILSSMSKEWKECYAAGIFTEFMEQRGPGHTVGSTSIYEKGFLDYKREIKDALDKIDYIHDPEALQKKEQLTAMDIACDAIITLGQRYAKLARDLAEKENDSKRKKELLQIAHNCDVVPAHKPKTYWQAIQMYWFIHLGVTTELNPWDAFSPGRLDQHLYPFYKNDIKNGLLNEDKALELLESLWIKFNNQPAPPKVGVTLKESSTYTDFATITSGGITPDGRDGVNDISYLILKCMDEMKLLQPSSNVQISKKTPNHFLKKACEVSRKGWGQPAFFNTEAIIQELLNAGKTIEDARLGGTSGCVESGVFGHEAYILTGYFNLPKILEITLHNGLDPVSNKQLGLKTGNAEDYKNYAQLFNAYKKQIEHFINIKVQGSNIIEMIYAKYMPVPFLSVIINDCISKGKDYNNGGARYNTSYIQGVGIGTITDSLASIKYNVYDHSRFTIKELMKALKDDFEGHDFILNRVKDKTPKYGNDDNYADDIMVETFNAFKKSVNGRRNMKGGQYRINMLPTTCHVYFGEVMRASPNGRNAYKPLSEGISPEKGADINGPSAVINSASKMDHLSTGGTLLNQKFTPSIVAGDEGLEHMSNFIRSYFNKDGHHIQFNVIDRKTLIEAQKNPEEHKDLIVRVAGYSDHFRNLSKTLQNEIIDRTEQTFE, from the coding sequence ATGAAATCAAGAGGTATGAATGAAAGAATAAAAAAATTAAGACATGAAAGTGTTTCTACACAGCCTAGGATATATATGGAAAGAGCTAGCTTAATGACAGAAGCTTACATGAAATATGAGGGCTCAGTCTCAATACCTGAATTACGTGCTTTGGCATTTAAACATTTCATGGAGAATAAAACTATATGTATTAATGATCACGAACTAATTGTCGGTGAAAAGGGAGATGGCCCTCAAAAGACTCCAACATTTCCAGAACTTTGCTGTCATACCCTCGAAGATATGAAAATAATGAATGACCGAGAACTTATTTGTTTTAAAGTAAGTGAAGAAGACTTACAAAATCAAAAAGAAAAAATTATACCATATTGGAAAAAACGCTCGATACGTGAAAAAATATTAAGTTCTATGAGTAAAGAGTGGAAAGAATGTTATGCAGCAGGTATTTTCACTGAATTTATGGAACAAAGAGGGCCGGGGCATACAGTGGGCTCAACATCTATCTATGAAAAAGGTTTTTTAGACTATAAAAGAGAAATTAAAGATGCTCTAGACAAAATAGACTATATACACGACCCCGAAGCATTACAAAAAAAAGAACAGCTTACAGCTATGGACATTGCATGTGATGCAATTATAACACTAGGGCAAAGATATGCTAAGTTAGCTAGAGATTTAGCTGAAAAAGAAAATGACTCGAAGCGAAAAAAAGAACTTCTACAGATTGCCCATAATTGTGATGTCGTACCAGCCCATAAACCTAAAACTTATTGGCAAGCAATTCAAATGTATTGGTTTATTCATTTGGGAGTCACAACTGAGCTTAACCCGTGGGATGCTTTTAGCCCTGGTAGGTTAGACCAACATCTATATCCGTTTTACAAAAATGATATAAAAAATGGTTTATTAAATGAAGATAAAGCTTTAGAGCTTTTAGAATCGTTATGGATAAAGTTTAATAACCAACCAGCCCCACCTAAAGTGGGAGTCACTTTAAAAGAAAGTAGTACCTACACTGATTTTGCGACTATAACTTCAGGTGGTATTACACCTGACGGTAGAGACGGAGTCAATGATATTAGTTACCTTATTTTAAAATGTATGGATGAAATGAAACTGCTACAACCTAGTTCAAATGTACAAATTAGCAAAAAAACTCCAAACCACTTTTTAAAGAAAGCATGTGAGGTTTCCAGAAAAGGGTGGGGACAGCCTGCTTTTTTCAATACAGAAGCAATTATCCAAGAGTTGTTAAATGCTGGAAAGACAATTGAAGATGCAAGGCTTGGAGGAACTAGTGGTTGCGTAGAATCCGGTGTTTTTGGACATGAAGCATATATACTCACAGGGTACTTTAATTTGCCTAAAATTTTAGAAATAACTTTACACAATGGATTAGATCCGGTTTCTAACAAGCAGTTAGGCCTTAAGACTGGAAATGCTGAAGACTATAAAAACTATGCTCAACTCTTTAATGCCTATAAAAAGCAAATTGAACATTTCATTAATATTAAAGTCCAAGGCTCTAATATAATAGAGATGATCTATGCAAAATATATGCCTGTGCCATTTCTTTCTGTAATAATTAACGATTGCATTTCAAAAGGAAAGGATTATAATAATGGTGGCGCTCGTTATAACACTAGCTATATTCAAGGAGTTGGGATAGGTACCATTACTGACTCGCTAGCATCTATCAAATATAATGTTTATGATCATTCAAGGTTTACTATAAAAGAGTTAATGAAGGCCCTGAAAGATGATTTTGAAGGCCATGATTTTATCCTTAATAGAGTTAAAGATAAAACACCTAAATATGGTAATGATGATAATTATGCAGATGATATCATGGTAGAAACTTTTAATGCTTTTAAAAAATCTGTTAATGGTCGAAGAAACATGAAAGGTGGTCAGTATCGAATTAATATGCTACCTACAACATGCCATGTTTATTTTGGAGAGGTGATGCGAGCAAGTCCTAATGGAAGAAATGCTTACAAGCCATTATCTGAAGGGATTTCTCCAGAAAAGGGAGCAGATATTAACGGCCCATCAGCGGTGATCAATTCTGCATCTAAAATGGACCATTTAAGTACAGGAGGAACATTACTAAATCAAAAGTTTACTCCTTCGATAGTTGCTGGTGATGAAGGTTTAGAGCATATGTCTAACTTTATTCGCAGTTACTTCAATAAGGATGGACACCATATTCAATTTAATGTAATTGATCGCAAGACATTGATTGAGGCACAAAAAAATCCTGAAGAACATAAAGACTTAATAGTTAGGGTAGCTGGGTATAGTGACCATTTCAGAAACCTTAGCAAAACACTGCAAAATGAAATTATTGATAGAACAGAACAAACATTTGAATAA
- a CDS encoding glycyl-radical enzyme activating protein, whose product MTKPIILKIQRFSIHDGPGIRSTVFFKGCDLWCKWCHNPESQKYHKEILRYDERCKKCGICVEKCPQNAIEEQSITINKNLCIACGQCVDYCLNDAIEIAGRYYELEKLKDILQKDINLYDESGGGVTLSGGEVMSQDLDYLVSLCKMLKNRGINICIDTCGLAPAKSFKTLAPYVDTFLYDLKTLNFEKHKEYIGNSLNIILDNLKLVSQFPADIHIRIPVIDNFNNNTKEMENIADWLIENCIPVSSISLLKYHNKGVVKYERLGKKYQGNLLQTPSTKDIKTIEKLFKLKGFLNIKIGG is encoded by the coding sequence ATTACCAAACCAATAATACTTAAAATACAACGTTTTTCTATTCACGATGGCCCTGGAATTAGAAGTACAGTATTCTTTAAAGGGTGTGACCTATGGTGCAAATGGTGCCATAACCCAGAAAGCCAAAAATATCATAAAGAAATTCTGCGGTACGATGAACGCTGCAAAAAGTGTGGAATTTGTGTAGAAAAGTGTCCTCAAAACGCTATAGAAGAACAAAGTATAACTATAAATAAAAACTTGTGTATTGCTTGTGGACAATGCGTAGATTACTGCTTAAATGATGCTATTGAAATAGCTGGAAGGTACTATGAATTAGAAAAACTAAAGGACATCTTACAAAAAGATATAAATCTTTATGATGAATCTGGCGGGGGAGTAACATTATCTGGTGGAGAAGTTATGTCTCAAGACCTAGATTATCTAGTGTCACTATGTAAAATGCTCAAAAATAGAGGTATTAATATTTGTATTGATACATGTGGTTTAGCTCCTGCAAAATCTTTTAAAACTTTAGCACCATATGTCGATACGTTCTTATATGATCTAAAAACATTAAACTTTGAAAAGCATAAAGAATATATCGGAAATAGTCTAAACATTATTTTAGATAATCTAAAGCTAGTTAGCCAGTTTCCTGCTGATATTCATATTAGAATACCTGTAATCGATAACTTTAATAATAATACAAAAGAAATGGAAAATATAGCAGATTGGCTTATAGAAAACTGTATACCAGTTAGTTCTATTAGTTTACTTAAATACCATAATAAAGGGGTTGTTAAGTATGAGCGTCTTGGTAAAAAATATCAAGGAAATCTATTACAAACCCCAAGTACAAAAGATATAAAAACGATTGAAAAGCTTTTTAAGTTAAAAGGATTTCTTAATATCAAGATTGGAGGATGA
- a CDS encoding CD0519/CD1768 family membrane protein, with the protein METEKVNKTEANTNVGKSNTEKQLTKKAISLETFVVLGCVLLLFGYLGKVMGLDIVFSVMMKTGHDVLMNTSFYIMAVAILAGALAAILSEFGVVALVNKLVSRVMRPLFGLPGASALGAVTTYTSDNPAILSLAADEGFNRYFTKAEKATYANLGTTFGMGLIVTAYMLSLGREYFSAVLIGNIAAIVGGIVSVRLMLYFAKKHYKEDRKYRIDESSVEGLNIRKIRRGSMFERLMSSMMDGAKSGVQLGLSCASGTVLICTMVMILTFGPAGDSGEYLGVAYEGVQLLPRIGEYFLPISNLLWGFDVPELLAFPFTALGAVGSAMGLTSGFIDAGFASARTVATFTGMGICLSGFLSTHMGMLDTLKQNHFAKQAILCHLAGGAVAGCVANYLYLLLI; encoded by the coding sequence ATGGAAACAGAAAAGGTCAACAAAACTGAAGCGAATACAAATGTTGGGAAAAGTAACACAGAAAAGCAGCTAACTAAAAAAGCTATATCATTAGAAACATTTGTTGTACTAGGCTGCGTTTTACTTTTATTCGGATATTTAGGGAAAGTTATGGGGCTAGATATTGTTTTCAGCGTCATGATGAAAACTGGGCATGACGTGTTAATGAATACATCATTTTATATAATGGCGGTTGCTATACTTGCTGGTGCATTAGCAGCAATACTATCAGAGTTTGGTGTTGTTGCCTTAGTTAATAAATTAGTCTCACGTGTTATGCGTCCTTTATTTGGGTTGCCTGGTGCATCTGCTTTAGGTGCAGTAACTACCTATACTTCTGATAATCCTGCTATTTTGTCGCTAGCGGCAGATGAAGGTTTTAACCGGTATTTTACAAAAGCTGAAAAAGCAACTTATGCAAATTTAGGAACAACATTTGGAATGGGGTTAATAGTTACTGCTTATATGTTGAGTCTCGGAAGAGAGTATTTTTCAGCTGTTCTAATAGGCAACATAGCTGCAATTGTAGGGGGAATTGTGTCTGTAAGACTCATGTTATATTTTGCAAAAAAACATTATAAAGAAGATCGCAAATATAGAATAGATGAAAGTTCTGTGGAAGGACTTAATATCAGAAAGATTCGTCGTGGCTCCATGTTTGAAAGGCTTATGAGTTCAATGATGGATGGAGCTAAATCAGGCGTACAGTTAGGTTTGTCATGTGCCTCTGGTACAGTATTAATTTGTACGATGGTGATGATCCTAACTTTTGGGCCGGCTGGCGACAGTGGTGAGTATTTAGGTGTGGCATATGAAGGAGTTCAACTTTTACCAAGAATTGGCGAATATTTCTTACCTATTTCTAATTTGTTATGGGGCTTTGATGTTCCAGAACTACTAGCTTTCCCATTTACTGCCTTAGGTGCAGTTGGTAGTGCTATGGGATTAACTAGTGGATTTATAGATGCAGGCTTTGCCAGTGCTAGAACAGTTGCAACGTTTACTGGAATGGGCATCTGCTTAAGCGGTTTTTTGAGCACTCATATGGGTATGTTAGATACATTAAAACAAAATCATTTTGCTAAGCAAGCAATTTTATGTCATTTAGCTGGTGGTGCAGTTGCTGGCTGTGTAGCAAATTATTTGTACTTGCTTTTAATTTAA
- a CDS encoding helix-turn-helix domain-containing protein → MKLEVQIGKRVKLLRQEKKITLKELSGKTNLSVGYLSQFERGVNTISIDALAKIAAIFDVNLTYFLPDQPKRSSVILKKHAREVLDTIGSKYAITNLSTNHSDLAVYPRIIEILPSYKKETLKTYQHEGEEFIYVLEGILTFLYKDEVHYLYPGDTAHYQSSTPHNWANDTNMNVKIICVSTPNLFNKLGKNGQKV, encoded by the coding sequence ATGAAATTAGAAGTTCAAATTGGCAAACGTGTAAAGCTATTACGTCAAGAAAAGAAAATAACTCTTAAGGAGCTAAGTGGAAAAACCAATCTTTCAGTGGGATATTTGTCACAATTTGAAAGGGGAGTTAACACTATATCGATAGATGCACTGGCTAAAATAGCAGCTATTTTTGATGTTAATTTAACTTACTTTTTACCAGATCAACCTAAAAGAAGTTCAGTCATCTTAAAAAAACATGCTAGAGAAGTTTTGGATACTATAGGAAGTAAGTATGCTATAACAAATTTAAGTACAAACCACAGTGACTTAGCAGTTTATCCTAGAATTATCGAAATTTTACCTTCCTACAAAAAGGAAACATTGAAAACATATCAACATGAAGGCGAAGAATTTATTTATGTTCTAGAAGGTATTTTGACCTTCTTATATAAAGATGAAGTACACTATCTTTACCCTGGAGATACAGCACATTATCAATCCTCAACTCCTCATAATTGGGCTAATGATACCAATATGAATGTGAAGATAATATGCGTTTCTACGCCAAATTTATTCAATAAACTTGGTAAAAATGGTCAAAAAGTATAG
- a CDS encoding alpha/beta hydrolase: MIGLDSLEKNKKGLVDKAGVNKIKKGFKGGFTLFTRKKTAYKIFVVIAYLGVITTNALANIIPIGGVTTGEVSDSYPNFFAPAGFTFGIWAVIYLLLGAYVLYQFGLFRRQLINERIFQEIAPYFIISSLANILWIFAWHNFKIAVSLFLMIAILLSLIKIQYILKRFKLYSRDKLFIRAPFSIYFGWITVATIANITTYLVSINWSGFGLSDVTWTVIILIVGLMIGSLTIFLNKDLVYGGVIIWAYFGILFKHTSPYDFGGKYVPIILTVILSIIILSMVMAYIGKKLRAFFVILILLVVVSTVFISFRTYKAMDEAVKAKESPNVTVQDRTIVFNPEDEAIANLVFYQGGLVQPQAYAVLGQMLSEQGVRVFIPRMPLNLSILNASSFDKIHGEYEDGNDWYIGGHSLGGATASIYAKNNSENIEGIFFLGAYPSDRSDLSGFEIDVLSINASLDSIIDRDKYEQTKSLLPQHTVYVEIEGGNHSNFGYYGLQKGDEKSTITRKEQHKVVSEKISEMIE; encoded by the coding sequence ATGATAGGTCTAGATAGCTTAGAAAAAAACAAAAAAGGGTTAGTGGATAAAGCGGGCGTCAATAAAATTAAAAAAGGATTTAAGGGAGGTTTTACTTTGTTTACTAGGAAAAAAACAGCCTACAAAATTTTTGTGGTTATTGCTTATTTAGGGGTTATAACAACAAACGCCTTAGCGAATATTATACCTATTGGCGGGGTGACTACTGGGGAAGTTTCGGATAGCTATCCCAATTTTTTTGCTCCAGCAGGCTTTACTTTTGGAATCTGGGCAGTTATATATTTGCTTTTAGGAGCATACGTACTGTACCAGTTTGGTTTATTTCGAAGGCAGCTGATAAATGAGAGGATATTTCAAGAAATAGCTCCCTATTTTATAATTTCTTCTTTGGCAAACATCTTATGGATTTTTGCGTGGCATAATTTTAAAATAGCAGTCAGTTTATTTTTAATGATTGCAATTCTCTTAAGTCTTATTAAAATTCAATACATATTAAAAAGATTTAAATTATATTCTCGAGACAAGTTATTTATTAGAGCTCCTTTTAGCATTTACTTTGGATGGATTACAGTTGCCACTATAGCTAATATAACCACGTATCTAGTTAGCATCAACTGGAGTGGGTTTGGGCTATCTGATGTTACATGGACGGTAATCATACTGATAGTGGGATTGATGATTGGGAGTTTGACTATATTTTTAAATAAAGACTTAGTTTACGGTGGCGTCATTATTTGGGCCTACTTTGGGATTTTGTTCAAGCATACTTCCCCATATGATTTTGGTGGAAAATATGTACCAATAATATTAACAGTTATTTTATCGATAATTATATTGAGTATGGTAATGGCCTACATAGGGAAAAAATTAAGGGCATTTTTTGTTATTCTTATACTACTAGTGGTAGTTTCTACGGTATTTATTAGCTTTAGAACTTATAAAGCAATGGATGAGGCTGTAAAAGCTAAGGAAAGCCCCAATGTAACAGTACAGGATCGGACAATTGTTTTTAACCCAGAAGATGAAGCTATAGCTAACCTGGTATTTTATCAAGGTGGTTTAGTTCAGCCACAAGCTTATGCTGTTTTAGGGCAAATGCTTTCAGAACAGGGGGTGAGGGTTTTTATTCCTAGAATGCCTTTAAATCTTTCAATCTTAAATGCTAGTAGTTTTGACAAAATACATGGGGAATATGAAGATGGTAACGACTGGTATATAGGCGGCCACTCTTTAGGTGGAGCCACTGCGTCTATTTATGCAAAAAATAATTCAGAAAACATAGAAGGCATTTTTTTTCTCGGGGCTTATCCCAGTGATAGAAGTGATCTTTCAGGTTTTGAAATAGATGTATTATCCATAAATGCCAGCTTAGATAGTATTATTGACAGGGACAAATATGAACAAACTAAATCACTTTTACCTCAACATACGGTATATGTAGAAATAGAAGGGGGGAATCACTCAAACTTTGGATATTATGGTTTGCAAAAGGGTGATGAAAAAAGCACTATTACAAGAAAAGAACAACATAAAGTTGTTTCAGAAAAAATAAGCGAAATGATAGAATAA